In the genome of Nocardioides marmoribigeumensis, one region contains:
- a CDS encoding acyl-CoA dehydrogenase family protein, with translation MPSTTRDIFDAEHEDFRSTVRSFFEKEVTPHHDQWEKDGVVPRELWLKAGEAGLLCFDVPEEFGGPGITDFRFNQIVSEEQARSGANGPGFSVHTDIIVPYLISLGTDEQKQRWLPGCVSGETITAIAMTEPGAGSDLQGVRTTAIDKGDHYVLNGSKTFISNGINADLVIVVARTDPEAGHKGISLLVVERGMAGFERGRNLDKVGLKAQDTAELSFTDVEVPKENLLGNEGEGFIYLMMNLPQERLAIAMQAAAACEGLVEMCLSYAKEREAFGRSIGKFQHNRFLIAEMATEARIAQVFVDDCIKKHLDGKLDATLASMAKWWTTELQNKLAGQAVQLHGGYGYMMEYPVARAFVDSRISTIYGGTTEIQKEIIGRSLGL, from the coding sequence ATGCCCAGCACGACACGCGACATCTTCGACGCCGAGCACGAGGACTTCCGCAGCACGGTCCGCTCCTTCTTCGAGAAGGAGGTGACGCCCCACCACGACCAGTGGGAGAAGGACGGCGTCGTCCCGCGCGAGCTGTGGCTCAAGGCCGGCGAGGCCGGGCTGCTCTGCTTCGACGTGCCGGAGGAGTTCGGCGGCCCCGGCATCACCGACTTCCGGTTCAACCAGATCGTGTCGGAGGAGCAGGCCCGCTCCGGCGCCAACGGCCCCGGCTTCTCGGTGCACACCGACATCATCGTCCCCTACCTCATCAGCCTCGGCACCGACGAGCAGAAGCAGCGCTGGCTGCCCGGCTGCGTCAGCGGCGAGACGATCACCGCGATCGCGATGACCGAGCCGGGCGCCGGCTCGGACCTGCAGGGCGTGCGCACCACCGCGATCGACAAGGGCGACCACTACGTCCTCAACGGCTCCAAGACCTTCATCTCCAACGGCATCAACGCCGACCTGGTGATCGTGGTCGCGCGCACCGACCCCGAGGCCGGCCACAAGGGCATCAGCCTGCTCGTGGTCGAGCGCGGCATGGCCGGCTTCGAGCGCGGCCGCAACCTCGACAAGGTCGGCCTCAAGGCCCAGGACACCGCCGAGCTGTCGTTCACCGACGTCGAGGTGCCCAAGGAGAACCTCCTCGGCAACGAGGGCGAGGGCTTCATCTACCTGATGATGAACCTGCCCCAAGAGCGCCTGGCGATCGCGATGCAGGCCGCCGCGGCGTGCGAGGGCCTGGTCGAGATGTGCCTGTCCTACGCCAAGGAGCGCGAGGCCTTCGGTCGCTCGATCGGCAAGTTCCAGCACAACCGCTTCCTCATCGCCGAGATGGCGACCGAGGCGCGCATCGCGCAGGTCTTCGTCGACGACTGCATCAAGAAGCACCTCGACGGCAAGCTCGACGCGACGCTGGCCTCGATGGCGAAGTGGTGGACCACCGAGCTGCAGAACAAGCTCGCGGGCCAGGCCGTCCAGCTGCACGGCGGCTACGGCTACATGATGGAGTACCCCGTCGCACGGGCCTTCGTCGACAGCCGGATCAGCACCATCTACGGCGGCACGACCGAGATCCAGAAGGAGATCATCGGCCGGTCGCTGGGGCTCTGA
- a CDS encoding SRPBCC family protein — MSERIVRAINVRKPYEEVAAFVTDPAQALAAIPGFARFSYQGPGQAPDASEGEEWDVFLEVGTFHVGGRVLITTPSANRIEWTPLRGTSSHFVMMVEPLGEQARLTMEMEYSLNGLLLARVAELLVKGAVSRHLEAGLQEMRHRLEYGESVTGS, encoded by the coding sequence ATGTCGGAGCGCATCGTCCGGGCGATCAACGTCCGCAAGCCCTACGAGGAGGTCGCGGCCTTCGTGACCGACCCGGCCCAGGCGCTGGCCGCGATCCCGGGCTTCGCCCGCTTCTCCTACCAGGGCCCCGGCCAGGCGCCGGACGCGTCCGAGGGCGAGGAGTGGGACGTCTTCCTCGAGGTCGGCACGTTCCACGTCGGCGGCCGCGTGCTGATCACCACGCCCTCGGCCAACCGCATCGAGTGGACGCCGCTGCGCGGCACGTCGTCCCACTTCGTGATGATGGTCGAGCCGCTGGGGGAGCAGGCCCGGCTGACGATGGAGATGGAGTACTCCCTCAACGGGCTGCTGCTGGCCCGCGTCGCCGAGCTGCTGGTCAAGGGGGCGGTCTCGCGCCACCTCGAGGCCGGCCTGCAGGAGATGCGTCACCGGCTGGAGTACGGCGAGAGCGTCACCGGCTCCTGA
- a CDS encoding fructosamine kinase family protein — protein MTEVFRKQSSTEGYVAWEAAGLRWLAGATGSGGAPVVEVLDVGPEHLDLVRLRSVAPTSDAARALGAGLAHTHDAGAPSYACAPEGYLGPGFFGPLSDPLPLELGAWDRWGEMYAEARVRPMARLARDRGMDVQVLDAVCDRLRSGDLDTDDVPARLHGDLWSGNVMWTPDGAVLVDPAAHGGHRETDLALLALFGAPHLEEVRAGYEEVHPLAEGWADRVPLHQLHCLLVHAVLFGGGYGRQALEAARRFA, from the coding sequence GTGACCGAGGTGTTCCGCAAGCAGTCGTCGACCGAGGGCTACGTCGCGTGGGAGGCGGCCGGGCTGCGCTGGCTCGCCGGGGCCACCGGCTCCGGAGGGGCGCCGGTCGTCGAGGTCCTCGACGTCGGCCCCGAGCACCTCGACCTGGTGCGGCTCCGGTCGGTCGCGCCCACCTCGGACGCCGCCCGCGCCCTGGGCGCCGGGCTCGCGCACACCCACGACGCCGGTGCGCCGTCGTACGCCTGCGCCCCGGAGGGGTACCTCGGCCCCGGCTTCTTCGGCCCCCTGTCCGACCCGCTGCCGCTCGAGCTGGGTGCCTGGGACCGCTGGGGCGAGATGTACGCCGAGGCGCGGGTCCGCCCCATGGCGCGGCTCGCGCGCGACCGGGGGATGGACGTGCAGGTGCTCGACGCGGTGTGCGACCGCCTGAGGAGCGGCGACCTCGACACCGACGACGTGCCCGCCCGCCTCCACGGCGACCTGTGGTCCGGCAACGTGATGTGGACGCCCGACGGCGCGGTGCTGGTCGACCCTGCGGCGCACGGCGGCCACCGCGAGACCGACCTGGCCCTGCTCGCCCTCTTCGGGGCGCCCCACCTCGAGGAGGTCCGGGCGGGCTACGAGGAGGTGCACCCGCTGGCCGAGGGCTGGGCCGACCGGGTCCCGCTGCACCAGCTGCACTGCCTGCTCGTGCACGCCGTGCTGTTCGGTGGTGGCTACGGCCGGCAGGCGCTGGAGGCGGCCCGCCGATTCGCCTGA
- a CDS encoding LLM class F420-dependent oxidoreductase: MKLSQMLQYDGNPRAAADAVAKLEKAGLDTVWIAEAYGFDSPTLMGYLAAKTETVEIGSAILNIYSRTPALLAQTAAGLDNVSGGRAILGLGASGPQVIEGWHGVPYDKPLGRTREVVDVVRMALRREKLEHDGLIKLPLPEGQGTGLGKPLKMLTKPERAEIPIWIASLGPKNVEGTAEYADGWLPHLYAPELADKVWGESLRKGKEKRPAELGELQVAAGGIAAIGEDVKGMLDFVRPMFALYIGGMGARGKNFYNDLVRQYGYEEEAEKIQDLYLDGKKDEAAALVPTELLEMCNLVGPESYVQERIEAFRASGVTHLNVIPATEDPVATTAQLKEWIS; encoded by the coding sequence ATGAAGCTCTCGCAGATGCTCCAGTACGACGGCAACCCGCGGGCCGCCGCCGACGCCGTGGCCAAGCTCGAGAAGGCCGGCCTCGACACGGTGTGGATCGCGGAGGCCTACGGCTTCGACAGCCCGACGCTGATGGGCTACCTCGCCGCCAAGACCGAGACGGTCGAGATCGGGTCGGCGATCCTCAACATCTACTCCCGCACGCCCGCCCTGCTCGCGCAGACCGCGGCCGGCCTCGACAACGTCAGCGGTGGCCGCGCGATCCTCGGCCTCGGCGCCTCCGGCCCGCAGGTGATCGAGGGCTGGCACGGCGTGCCCTACGACAAGCCGCTCGGCCGCACCCGCGAGGTCGTGGACGTGGTGCGCATGGCGCTGCGCCGCGAGAAGCTCGAGCACGACGGCCTGATCAAGCTCCCCCTGCCCGAGGGGCAGGGCACCGGCCTCGGCAAGCCGCTCAAGATGCTGACCAAGCCCGAGCGCGCCGAGATCCCGATCTGGATCGCCTCGCTCGGCCCCAAGAACGTCGAGGGCACCGCGGAGTACGCCGACGGCTGGCTGCCGCACCTCTACGCCCCCGAGCTGGCCGACAAGGTCTGGGGCGAGTCGCTGCGCAAGGGCAAGGAGAAGCGTCCGGCCGAGCTCGGCGAGCTCCAGGTCGCCGCGGGCGGCATCGCCGCGATCGGCGAGGACGTCAAGGGGATGCTCGACTTCGTGCGCCCGATGTTCGCCCTCTACATCGGTGGGATGGGAGCGCGCGGCAAGAACTTCTACAACGACCTCGTGCGCCAGTACGGCTACGAGGAGGAGGCCGAGAAGATCCAGGACCTCTACCTCGACGGCAAGAAGGACGAGGCCGCGGCGCTGGTCCCCACCGAGCTGCTCGAGATGTGCAACCTGGTCGGTCCCGAGTCCTACGTCCAGGAGCGCATCGAGGCGTTCCGCGCCTCCGGCGTCACCCACCTCAACGTCATCCCGGCCACCGAGGACCCCGTGGCCACCACCGCGCAGCTCAAGGAGTGGATCAGCTGA
- the ligD gene encoding non-homologous end-joining DNA ligase LigD, which produces MGDQLDVYRCKRDFTRTPEPSGAVSPPDGRPRFVVQRHRASRLHYDLRFEIDGVLVSWAVPKGPTLDPAARRLAMHVEDHPVEYLHFEGVIPSGEYGGGDVIVWDTGTWEPVRTEDPRAAVEAGELHAEVHGDKLRGRLVLVRREAREGESGEPWMLLHKRDEHAVDGWDPEEHPRSVLTGRTNDEVLADPDLLWRSDLPAAQAAVRTTHEPVDDDAIDVLASLGQQGTWEVFGRRVKVTNLDKELFPGLPGEPPVTKRELLAYAARVAPYALPYLEGRPLNLHRYPDGAERKGFWHKQRPDHAPDWVGSWDNPDADDGETTTYVVADEPAVLVWAANFGALEWHPWTSTTASPHQPSYALVDLDPGERTTWDELLQLARLHRTALEHLGVTSRPKVTGRRGIQVWVPVVEGYTFDDTRAWVERLSRTVGQVVPDLVSWKWEVKARKGLARLDYTQNAVNKTLVAPYSPRPAPGAPVSVPLTWDELDDPDLRPDRWTVRTVPGRLADEGDPFRVLLGAAQRLPDLT; this is translated from the coding sequence ATGGGCGACCAGCTCGACGTCTACCGCTGCAAGCGGGACTTCACGCGCACCCCGGAGCCGTCCGGCGCGGTGAGCCCTCCCGACGGCCGGCCGCGGTTCGTCGTGCAACGCCACCGGGCCAGCCGCCTGCACTACGACCTCCGCTTCGAGATCGACGGCGTGCTGGTGAGCTGGGCGGTCCCCAAGGGACCCACGCTCGACCCCGCGGCCCGGCGGTTGGCGATGCACGTGGAGGACCACCCGGTGGAGTACCTCCACTTCGAGGGGGTCATCCCCTCCGGGGAGTACGGCGGCGGGGACGTCATCGTGTGGGACACCGGCACGTGGGAGCCGGTCAGGACCGAGGACCCGCGCGCCGCCGTGGAGGCGGGCGAGCTGCACGCGGAGGTGCACGGCGACAAGCTGCGGGGGCGGCTCGTGCTGGTCCGCCGTGAGGCCCGGGAGGGCGAGAGCGGCGAGCCCTGGATGCTGCTGCACAAGCGCGACGAGCACGCCGTGGACGGCTGGGACCCCGAGGAGCACCCGCGGTCGGTGCTCACCGGGCGCACCAACGACGAGGTGCTGGCGGACCCGGACCTGCTGTGGCGCTCGGACCTGCCGGCCGCTCAGGCCGCGGTCCGCACGACCCACGAGCCCGTGGACGACGACGCCATCGACGTCCTCGCGTCACTAGGGCAGCAGGGCACCTGGGAGGTGTTCGGACGCAGGGTCAAGGTGACCAACCTGGACAAGGAGCTCTTCCCCGGGCTGCCCGGCGAGCCCCCGGTCACCAAGCGCGAGCTGCTCGCCTACGCCGCGCGCGTGGCGCCGTACGCCCTGCCCTACCTCGAGGGCAGGCCGCTCAACCTGCATCGCTACCCCGACGGCGCCGAGCGCAAGGGGTTCTGGCACAAGCAGCGCCCCGACCACGCCCCCGACTGGGTCGGCTCGTGGGACAACCCCGACGCCGACGACGGCGAGACCACCACCTACGTCGTGGCCGACGAGCCGGCGGTGCTCGTGTGGGCGGCCAACTTCGGGGCCCTGGAGTGGCACCCGTGGACCTCGACCACCGCGTCGCCGCACCAGCCGTCGTACGCCCTGGTGGACCTGGACCCCGGCGAGCGCACGACCTGGGACGAGCTGCTCCAGCTCGCCCGGCTGCACCGGACCGCGCTCGAGCACCTGGGCGTGACCTCGCGGCCCAAGGTGACCGGACGCCGCGGCATCCAGGTGTGGGTGCCGGTCGTGGAGGGCTACACCTTCGACGACACCCGGGCCTGGGTCGAGCGGCTCTCCCGGACCGTCGGCCAGGTCGTGCCCGACCTGGTGAGCTGGAAGTGGGAGGTCAAGGCGCGCAAGGGGCTCGCGCGCCTCGACTACACGCAGAACGCGGTCAACAAGACCCTCGTCGCGCCGTACTCCCCGCGGCCGGCGCCCGGCGCACCGGTCTCGGTGCCGCTGACCTGGGACGAGCTCGACGACCCCGACCTGCGACCGGACCGGTGGACCGTGCGCACGGTGCCGGGACGGCTGGCCGACGAGGGCGACCCGTTCCGCGTGCTGCTGGGCGCAGCGCAACGGCTCCCCGACCTCACCTGA
- a CDS encoding MerR family transcriptional regulator has protein sequence MTEAVGAHEQPGDALLTIDELALSTGLTVRTTRYYASLGLLPTPVRRGRMAYYGPSHLARLHLVRALQDHGFTLAAIERYLENVPMDATPEELAVQRALLTAWKPQPGETVTRERLDEIAGRPLSEEDVEWLLKVGAVRRNADGTLRAIPLVAKAVETLDLGTPIEALQESNVAVRRHMGELADELTAILQRTIVPQFQREDLSMADAERLERTMANLRDLTLEAIVTAFQRAADQVASKSMTLDGPVGLPPR, from the coding sequence ATGACCGAGGCAGTGGGGGCGCACGAGCAGCCCGGCGACGCCCTGCTCACCATCGACGAGCTCGCCCTGAGCACGGGCCTCACCGTGCGCACGACGCGCTACTACGCCAGCCTCGGCCTCCTGCCGACCCCGGTCCGGCGCGGGCGCATGGCCTACTACGGCCCGAGCCACCTCGCCCGCCTCCACCTCGTGCGCGCCCTGCAGGACCACGGGTTCACCCTCGCCGCGATCGAGCGCTACCTCGAGAACGTCCCGATGGACGCCACCCCGGAGGAGCTCGCCGTCCAGCGCGCGCTGCTCACCGCGTGGAAGCCGCAGCCCGGCGAGACCGTCACCCGCGAGCGCCTCGACGAGATCGCCGGCCGGCCGCTGTCGGAGGAGGACGTCGAGTGGCTGCTCAAGGTCGGCGCGGTCCGCCGCAACGCCGACGGCACCCTGCGCGCGATCCCCCTGGTCGCCAAGGCGGTGGAGACCCTCGACCTCGGCACCCCGATCGAGGCGCTGCAGGAGTCCAACGTCGCCGTACGCCGGCACATGGGTGAGCTCGCCGACGAGCTCACCGCGATCCTCCAGCGCACGATCGTGCCGCAGTTCCAGCGCGAGGACCTGTCGATGGCCGACGCCGAACGCCTCGAGCGCACGATGGCCAACCTGCGTGACCTGACGCTCGAGGCGATCGTCACCGCCTTCCAGCGGGCGGCCGACCAGGTGGCGTCGAAGTCGATGACGCTGGACGGCCCCGTCGGGCTCCCGCCGCGCTGA
- a CDS encoding lysophospholipid acyltransferase family protein — MAIGIGPLKLGAGPLRGVLQSSPEEDVRRDNRIEPAGGRVDLSGRDPSFIRRMLPRLWLMTAVYHRAEVRGFEKVPDEPVLFVANHSGGANIPDTFIFMLAYNTFFTVDGRPLYGLGHDIVTKVPLVGAFARKMGVVTAGQGAAAQIFEAGASCLVYPGGDVEALRPWRDRHKIVFDGRQGFLRLAHGAGVKIVPVVATGGQDTFMVWNDGRVWAKRLRFDKLLRVKNLPISSSIPWLLTPGDLPHLPLPAKIRIQVLDPIDLNERFGDDPDWDAAYDYVTSVMQAGLSTLASKTMLPVIG; from the coding sequence ATGGCCATCGGGATCGGCCCGCTCAAGCTGGGTGCGGGCCCGCTCAGGGGCGTGCTCCAGAGCTCGCCCGAGGAGGACGTCCGCCGCGACAACCGGATCGAGCCGGCCGGGGGCCGGGTCGACCTCTCGGGCCGCGACCCGTCGTTCATCCGGCGGATGCTGCCGCGCCTGTGGCTGATGACCGCGGTCTACCACCGCGCCGAGGTCCGGGGCTTCGAGAAGGTCCCCGACGAGCCGGTGCTCTTCGTGGCCAACCACAGCGGTGGCGCGAACATCCCGGACACCTTCATCTTCATGCTGGCCTACAACACGTTCTTCACCGTCGACGGCCGCCCGCTCTACGGCCTGGGCCACGACATCGTCACCAAGGTCCCGCTGGTCGGTGCGTTCGCCCGCAAGATGGGCGTGGTCACCGCCGGCCAGGGTGCCGCCGCCCAGATCTTCGAGGCCGGCGCCTCGTGCCTGGTCTACCCCGGCGGTGACGTCGAGGCCCTGCGTCCGTGGCGCGACCGGCACAAGATCGTCTTCGACGGGCGACAGGGTTTCCTGCGCCTGGCGCACGGCGCCGGGGTCAAGATCGTCCCCGTGGTGGCGACGGGTGGCCAGGACACCTTCATGGTGTGGAACGACGGGCGGGTCTGGGCCAAGCGGCTGCGCTTCGACAAGCTCCTGCGGGTCAAGAACCTGCCGATCAGCAGCAGCATCCCGTGGCTGCTGACCCCCGGCGACCTGCCGCACCTGCCGCTGCCGGCCAAGATCCGCATCCAGGTCCTCGACCCGATCGACCTCAACGAGCGGTTCGGGGACGACCCCGACTGGGACGCGGCCTACGACTACGTCACCAGCGTCATGCAGGCCGGTCTGTCGACCCTGGCCTCCAAGACCATGCTCCCGGTGATCGGCTGA